One stretch of Streptomyces sp. NBC_01363 DNA includes these proteins:
- a CDS encoding APC family permease: MSVLTSAPGTAPSAQEPPDAGARHKLTSLTGLAALSLDAMASVAYGPEAIVLVLAAAGGHGLGFTLPVTLAIAVLLAVLVASYRQVIAAFPDGGGSYAVARTHLGRRTGLVAAASLVLDYVLNVAVAVTAGVAALTSAFPGLHDDRVWLCLAVLALITGVNLRGIADSARAFVVPTAVFIGSVLAVIVVGLFRSAPVSAQAAAGHASALSDQATAVGALLLLKAFASGCSALTGVEAIANAVPSFRAPGVRRAQRAEVALGVLLGVMLIGLSVLISRFGLQPVQGVTVLAQLTEASFGHHLAFYVVQFATMVLLALSANTSFGGLPVLLGLLARDNFLPHVFGLKADRQVHRHGVLALSAVSAALLVLSGGDTNTLVPLFAIGVFVGFTLAQTGMVVHWRGVRGPKWAGKALLNGLGALLTGVGAVVVTATKFHDGAWLIVVALPLLVACFECVNRAYGRIGERLGVGRIPDPPYRTRSLVVVPVSSLTRLTSEALTAAVSLGDEVRAVTVCHPDSEDLSRAESLARDWELWNPGVPLVRLDSDRRTVGRPVAAYVRALTAADPGVRITVLVPEAEPAHVWQRLLQNQRGAVVAHAVRHETEAVVCRLRFRLLDTRPS, translated from the coding sequence ATGTCCGTTCTGACCTCAGCCCCCGGTACGGCGCCGAGCGCCCAGGAGCCCCCCGATGCCGGGGCACGCCACAAACTCACCTCCCTCACCGGCCTCGCCGCGCTCTCGCTCGACGCGATGGCCTCGGTGGCGTACGGACCCGAGGCGATCGTCCTGGTCCTGGCAGCGGCCGGCGGCCACGGACTCGGCTTCACACTCCCCGTCACACTGGCGATCGCGGTCCTCCTGGCAGTCCTCGTGGCCTCGTACCGCCAGGTCATCGCCGCCTTCCCGGACGGCGGGGGCAGCTACGCGGTCGCCCGGACGCATCTCGGCCGCCGCACCGGCCTGGTCGCCGCCGCCTCACTGGTCCTGGACTACGTCCTCAATGTCGCGGTCGCCGTCACCGCCGGAGTGGCCGCGCTGACCTCGGCCTTCCCCGGTCTTCACGACGACCGCGTATGGCTCTGCCTCGCCGTGCTGGCCCTGATCACCGGTGTGAATCTGCGCGGGATCGCCGACTCGGCGCGTGCGTTCGTCGTGCCGACCGCGGTGTTCATCGGCTCGGTCCTCGCGGTGATCGTGGTCGGTCTCTTCCGCTCGGCCCCGGTGAGCGCCCAGGCCGCGGCCGGTCATGCCTCCGCGCTCTCCGACCAGGCCACCGCGGTCGGTGCGCTGCTCCTGCTCAAGGCCTTCGCCTCGGGCTGCTCGGCGCTCACCGGTGTCGAGGCCATCGCCAACGCCGTGCCGTCGTTCCGCGCCCCGGGCGTCCGCCGGGCCCAGCGCGCGGAGGTCGCGCTCGGTGTGCTGCTCGGTGTCATGCTGATCGGTCTGTCCGTGCTCATCTCCCGGTTCGGCTTGCAGCCGGTGCAGGGCGTCACGGTGCTGGCCCAGCTCACCGAGGCGTCGTTCGGCCACCATCTCGCCTTCTACGTCGTGCAGTTCGCCACGATGGTGCTACTGGCGCTCTCCGCCAACACGTCCTTCGGCGGGCTTCCGGTGCTGCTCGGACTGCTGGCCCGGGACAACTTCCTGCCGCATGTGTTCGGTCTGAAGGCCGACCGGCAGGTACACCGCCACGGGGTCCTCGCCCTCTCGGCCGTCTCCGCCGCGCTGCTGGTGCTCTCCGGCGGCGACACCAACACCCTCGTCCCGCTCTTCGCGATCGGTGTGTTCGTCGGCTTCACCCTCGCCCAGACCGGGATGGTCGTCCACTGGCGCGGCGTCCGCGGGCCGAAGTGGGCGGGCAAGGCGTTGCTCAACGGCCTGGGCGCGCTGCTGACCGGGGTCGGTGCGGTCGTCGTCACGGCCACCAAGTTCCATGACGGCGCCTGGCTGATCGTGGTCGCCCTGCCCTTGCTGGTCGCCTGCTTCGAGTGCGTGAACCGGGCGTACGGCAGGATCGGGGAGCGACTGGGCGTCGGCCGTATCCCGGATCCCCCGTACCGCACCCGCTCACTGGTCGTGGTTCCGGTCTCCTCCCTCACCCGGCTCACCAGCGAAGCCCTGACCGCCGCGGTGTCGCTGGGCGACGAGGTCCGGGCCGTCACGGTGTGCCACCCCGATTCCGAGGACCTGTCGCGGGCCGAATCCCTGGCACGGGACTGGGAGTTGTGGAACCCGGGCGTACCACTGGTCCGGCTGGACTCGGACCGCCGCACGGTCGGCCGGCCGGTCGCCGCGTACGTACGCGCACTGACGGCGGCGGATCCGGGGGTCCGGATCACCGTCCTCGTCCCCGAGGCCGAACCGGCCCATGTGTGGCAGCGGCTCCTGCAGAACCAGCGGGGCGCGGTCGTCGCCCACGCCGTACGCCACGAGACGGAGGCGGTGGTCTGTCGGCTGCGGTTCCGGTTGCTGGATACCCGGCCCTCCTGA
- a CDS encoding carbohydrate ABC transporter permease: MSIATVRGPAKPGRGRRGPRYGQYALELVMIAVAVVFLFPVYALITLAMKDPRQISESPLSLPSPPTFGNFGDAWSSASLGPALLNSTVITVVSLLLLIVLGSTGAYYLARRARGLGYGLYILFLLGIVLPFQLGMIPLYKLVDDLGWLGTYQGMVLFYTGIQLPFTVFLYTGFIRALPQDYAQAALIDGCNHRQAFARIVFPLLRPITGTVIILNAVFIWNDFFTPLLYLGGSDKETVPVGIFAFVGQYVSDYGLVFAGLVLAALPILIVFVVLQRYVIKGFAGGLKG, from the coding sequence GTGAGCATCGCAACGGTCCGCGGACCGGCGAAACCGGGACGTGGGCGCCGCGGGCCGCGGTACGGGCAGTACGCCCTGGAACTGGTCATGATCGCCGTCGCCGTCGTCTTCCTGTTCCCGGTGTACGCCCTGATCACCCTGGCGATGAAGGACCCCCGGCAGATCTCCGAATCGCCCCTCTCGCTGCCCTCGCCGCCCACCTTCGGCAACTTCGGCGACGCCTGGTCCTCCGCGTCGCTGGGGCCCGCCCTGCTCAACAGCACGGTCATCACCGTCGTCAGTCTGCTGCTGCTCATCGTCCTCGGTTCCACGGGGGCCTACTACCTCGCGCGGCGCGCCCGCGGCCTGGGCTACGGGCTGTACATCCTGTTCCTGCTGGGCATCGTGCTGCCGTTCCAGCTCGGCATGATCCCGCTCTACAAACTCGTCGACGACCTCGGCTGGCTCGGCACGTACCAGGGCATGGTGCTCTTCTACACCGGCATCCAACTGCCGTTCACCGTCTTCCTGTACACCGGTTTCATCCGTGCTCTGCCGCAGGACTACGCGCAGGCCGCGCTGATCGACGGCTGCAACCACCGGCAGGCGTTCGCCCGGATCGTGTTCCCGCTGCTGCGCCCCATCACCGGCACCGTGATCATCCTGAACGCGGTGTTCATCTGGAACGACTTCTTCACCCCGCTGCTGTACCTGGGCGGCTCCGACAAGGAGACCGTGCCGGTGGGCATCTTCGCGTTCGTCGGCCAGTACGTCTCGGACTACGGCCTCGTCTTCGCCGGGCTGGTGCTCGCGGCGCTGCCGATCCTGATCGTCTTCGTGGTCCTCCAGCGGTATGTGATCAAGGGCTTCGCGGGCGGTCTCAAGGGCTGA
- a CDS encoding carbohydrate ABC transporter permease, which produces MTSISEKTVPGTADRSGDGPRAGRERPVRRRDHTVPPWLFVVPALVVYGIVVLYPSLAGVMYAFTDWSGIGGFSFTGTENFRTLLDDGRALESVGNTLLLTIAVVVVQNGIGLLLALGVHTNIKSRAVLRLIFFAPAVVSPVMVAILWKYVYNPENGAGLNGLLGAVGLGGLRQDWLGNPSLALWSVAAMVVWQYAGYSMVVFLAGLQGVPAELHEAARIDGAGSWQRFRYVTWPLLAPALTINLMLSTIGGLKLFDQVYAATNGGPGTSSETLSTVLYKEAFVYGKFGYSTAVALVLALFVAAVSLVQLRYLRAREVTA; this is translated from the coding sequence GTGACGAGCATCTCGGAGAAGACCGTCCCGGGCACGGCCGACCGGTCCGGGGACGGTCCGCGGGCCGGTCGCGAGCGGCCGGTGCGGCGCCGCGACCACACCGTCCCGCCCTGGCTCTTCGTCGTACCGGCGCTCGTCGTCTACGGCATCGTCGTGCTCTATCCGAGCCTCGCCGGGGTGATGTACGCCTTCACCGACTGGTCCGGCATCGGCGGCTTCTCCTTCACCGGTACGGAGAACTTCCGCACCCTGCTCGACGACGGCCGGGCCCTGGAGTCCGTCGGCAACACCCTGCTCCTCACCATCGCCGTGGTCGTCGTCCAGAACGGCATCGGCCTGCTGCTCGCGCTCGGTGTCCACACCAACATCAAGTCCCGCGCGGTGCTGCGGCTGATCTTCTTCGCACCGGCCGTGGTCAGCCCCGTCATGGTCGCGATCCTCTGGAAGTACGTCTACAACCCCGAGAACGGCGCCGGTCTCAACGGTCTCCTCGGCGCGGTCGGACTCGGCGGACTGCGTCAGGACTGGCTCGGGAATCCCTCGCTCGCCCTGTGGTCCGTCGCGGCGATGGTCGTGTGGCAGTACGCCGGCTACTCGATGGTCGTCTTCCTGGCCGGGCTCCAGGGCGTGCCCGCCGAACTCCACGAGGCCGCGCGGATCGACGGGGCGGGTTCCTGGCAGCGCTTCCGCTATGTCACCTGGCCGCTCCTGGCCCCGGCGCTGACGATCAACCTGATGCTGTCGACCATCGGAGGTCTCAAACTCTTCGACCAGGTCTACGCCGCGACGAACGGCGGCCCCGGCACCTCCAGCGAGACGCTGTCGACCGTCCTGTACAAGGAAGCGTTCGTCTACGGGAAGTTCGGCTACAGCACCGCCGTGGCCCTGGTCCTCGCGCTGTTCGTCGCCGCGGTCTCCCTGGTCCAGCTCCGATATCTGCGTGCGAGGGAGGTCACCGCGTGA
- a CDS encoding extracellular solute-binding protein produces MTTGSRFRPDRSTVGRRGFLRIGGGVAALAALPPVLTACSDSGGSGKLRVVGVADQQKPIEELVALYRKSRPDDEFATSFAPTDQVQTVVRTQLAGGNAPDVHVLYPGSGSAMSMVELAKAGLLADLSEQSWTKEVPANFHPAYRHQGKTYLYSAGSSVIGAIHNKKAFAEAGVEPPKTWSELLDVCAKLKAKGIIPIALGTQTPWVTQLITYALVPNAVYAKNPGFDAEMASGKAHFRGSGWADAMGKYQELQRRGFFNENPNGTTYEQQTSMVASGKAAMAVQVSAVLANFRQAARNPEDLGMFPFPGGDDAANLWIPAGIVVGLGVSARSRKSAGAKAFIEFLGKQENVDRWAQSVAAIPFKRGASTKTDPVLDGFLPLIDDNRAVPFMDQSWPNAEVQPAHFAAVQNLLAGKKDVDGALRQMDEAYGKKS; encoded by the coding sequence ATGACGACGGGTTCTCGCTTCCGGCCGGACCGCAGCACGGTCGGCCGCCGGGGTTTCCTCCGGATCGGCGGCGGGGTCGCGGCGCTCGCCGCCCTTCCGCCCGTGCTGACGGCCTGCTCCGATTCCGGCGGTTCCGGCAAGCTGCGCGTCGTCGGCGTCGCCGACCAGCAGAAGCCGATAGAGGAGCTCGTCGCCCTCTACCGCAAGTCCCGGCCCGACGACGAGTTCGCCACCTCCTTCGCGCCCACGGACCAGGTGCAGACGGTGGTGCGCACCCAGCTCGCCGGTGGCAACGCCCCCGATGTGCATGTGCTCTATCCCGGCAGCGGCAGTGCCATGTCCATGGTCGAGCTGGCCAAGGCCGGGCTGCTCGCCGACCTCAGCGAGCAGTCCTGGACCAAGGAGGTCCCGGCGAACTTCCACCCGGCGTACCGGCATCAGGGAAAAACGTATCTGTATTCGGCGGGAAGCAGCGTCATCGGCGCCATCCACAACAAGAAGGCCTTCGCCGAGGCCGGGGTCGAGCCGCCGAAGACATGGAGCGAACTCCTCGATGTCTGCGCGAAATTGAAGGCCAAGGGCATCATCCCGATCGCGCTCGGCACGCAGACGCCCTGGGTCACTCAGCTGATCACCTACGCGCTGGTCCCCAACGCCGTCTATGCGAAGAACCCCGGATTCGACGCCGAGATGGCCTCCGGAAAGGCTCACTTCCGCGGCTCCGGGTGGGCCGACGCGATGGGCAAGTACCAGGAGCTGCAGCGCCGGGGCTTCTTCAACGAGAACCCCAACGGAACGACGTACGAGCAGCAGACCTCGATGGTCGCGAGCGGCAAGGCGGCGATGGCCGTCCAGGTGTCCGCCGTGCTCGCCAACTTCCGCCAGGCCGCCCGGAATCCGGAGGACCTGGGCATGTTCCCCTTCCCCGGTGGTGACGACGCCGCGAATCTGTGGATCCCGGCGGGCATCGTCGTCGGACTCGGGGTCTCCGCCCGGTCCAGGAAGTCGGCCGGGGCGAAGGCGTTCATCGAATTCCTCGGGAAGCAGGAGAACGTCGACCGCTGGGCGCAGTCCGTGGCCGCGATCCCGTTCAAGCGCGGCGCCTCGACGAAGACCGACCCGGTCCTCGACGGCTTCCTGCCTCTCATCGACGACAACCGGGCCGTCCCCTTCATGGACCAGAGCTGGCCCAATGCCGAGGTGCAGCCGGCCCATTTCGCCGCCGTGCAGAACCTCCTCGCGGGCAAGAAGGACGTGGACGGCGCCCTGAGGCAGATGGACGAGGCCTACGGGAAGAAGTCGTGA